The Xenorhabdus doucetiae genome has a window encoding:
- a CDS encoding 5-carboxymethyl-2-hydroxymuconate Delta-isomerase has protein sequence MPHFYAECTENIREEAKLPALFAKVNQALAETGIFPLGGIRSRAIWLDTWQMADGQQDYAFVHMTLKIGAGRSLADRQKVGEMVFDLIKAHFSELMAQRYLGLSFTMEELDPVLNYKSNNVHSLFKAKE, from the coding sequence GTGCCACATTTTTACGCTGAGTGTACAGAGAATATCCGCGAAGAAGCTAAGCTGCCGGCACTTTTTGCCAAAGTGAATCAAGCACTGGCAGAGACGGGCATTTTTCCACTGGGGGGTATCCGCAGCCGTGCCATTTGGTTGGACACCTGGCAAATGGCCGATGGTCAGCAAGATTATGCGTTTGTTCATATGACGCTGAAAATTGGTGCCGGCCGCAGCCTGGCCGATCGGCAAAAAGTCGGAGAAATGGTGTTTGATTTAATTAAAGCGCATTTCAGTGAATTGATGGCACAGCGCTATCTCGGCCTCTCTTTCACGATGGAAGAGCTTGATCCGGTGCTGAATTATAAATCCAATAACGTTCATAGCTTGTTTAAAGCAAAAGAGTGA
- the hpaD gene encoding 3,4-dihydroxyphenylacetate 2,3-dioxygenase, which translates to MGKLALAAKITHVPSMYLSELPGKHHGCRQSAIDGHKEISRRCREMGVDTIIVFDTHWLVNSAYHINCSDHFSGIYTSNELPHFIRDMTYEYDGNPELGRMIAEEARQMGVRAQSHEIPSLKLEYGTLVPMRYMNSDRHFKVISISAFCTVHAFEDSRKLGEALLRAIEKYDGTVAVLASGSLSHSFIEDQRAEQGMNSYTREFDEQMDHRVVQLWKAGKFKEFCKMLPEYAQYCRGEGNMHDTVMLLGLLGWDKYDGKVEFLTELFASSGTGQVNAVFPLPDNIVRQHKIDA; encoded by the coding sequence ATGGGAAAGTTAGCGTTAGCAGCGAAAATTACACATGTCCCTTCGATGTATCTGTCTGAATTGCCGGGCAAGCATCACGGTTGCCGGCAAAGTGCCATTGACGGGCACAAAGAGATCAGCCGGCGCTGCCGTGAGATGGGAGTCGATACGATTATTGTCTTTGACACGCACTGGCTGGTTAACAGTGCTTATCATATTAACTGTTCCGACCATTTTTCCGGCATCTATACCAGTAATGAGTTACCCCATTTTATCCGCGATATGACCTATGAATATGACGGCAATCCTGAGCTGGGCAGGATGATTGCGGAAGAAGCGCGCCAGATGGGCGTTCGCGCCCAATCACACGAGATCCCCAGCCTGAAACTGGAATATGGCACGCTGGTGCCCATGCGCTATATGAACAGCGACCGCCATTTTAAGGTGATTTCAATTTCTGCTTTTTGTACGGTTCATGCGTTTGAAGACAGCCGCAAATTGGGGGAAGCACTGTTACGGGCGATTGAGAAATACGATGGCACGGTTGCGGTGTTGGCCAGTGGTTCGCTGTCGCACAGTTTTATTGAAGATCAGCGTGCTGAACAGGGTATGAACAGTTATACCCGTGAGTTTGATGAACAGATGGATCATCGCGTCGTCCAGCTTTGGAAAGCAGGAAAGTTCAAGGAGTTCTGCAAAATGCTGCCGGAATATGCGCAATATTGCCGCGGAGAAGGTAACATGCACGATACCGTGATGCTGCTGGGCCTGCTCGGATGGGACAAATATGACGGCAAGGTGGAGTTTTTGACGGAATTGTTCGCCAGCTCAGGAACAGGGCAGGTTAACGCCGTTTTCCCGCTGCCGGATAATATCGTTCGTCAACATAAGATTGACGCCTGA
- the hpaE gene encoding 5-carboxymethyl-2-hydroxymuconate semialdehyde dehydrogenase, with protein sequence MTLINHWINGKNVGSETYFKTTNPATGEVLAEVASGGKAEIAQAVEAAKTAFPKWANTPMKERARLMRRLGELIDQHVPEISALETQDTGLPIHQTQNVLIPRASQNFNFFAEICQQMNGRTYPVDDKMLNYTLIQPVGVCALISPWNVPFMTATWKVAPCLALGNTAVLKMSELSPLTAGRLGELALEAGIPAGVLNVVQGYGNTAGDALVKHPDVRAVSFTGGTATGRLIMQNAGLKKYSMELGGKSPVLIFEDADIERALDSALFTIFSLNGERCTAGSRIFIQESIYPEFVKRFAERANRLRVGDPQDPQTQVGSLISQQHWEKVSNYIRLGIEEGATLLAGGFDKPADLPAHLKNGNFLRPTVLADVDNHMRVAQEEIFGPVACLLPFKSEEDGLRMANEVEYGLASYIWTQDVSKVLRLARGIEAGMVFVNSQNVRDLRQPFGGVKASGVGREGGEYSFDVFAEVKNVCISMGEHPIPRWGV encoded by the coding sequence ATGACCCTAATTAACCACTGGATTAACGGCAAGAATGTCGGCAGCGAAACCTATTTCAAAACCACCAATCCGGCAACGGGCGAGGTGCTGGCCGAAGTGGCATCAGGCGGCAAGGCAGAGATCGCCCAAGCTGTTGAAGCGGCCAAAACCGCGTTCCCCAAATGGGCCAATACCCCGATGAAAGAGCGCGCACGTTTGATGCGCCGTTTGGGTGAATTAATCGACCAACATGTTCCTGAAATTTCTGCGCTGGAAACCCAAGATACCGGACTTCCCATCCACCAGACACAAAATGTTTTGATCCCGCGGGCTTCGCAGAATTTTAATTTCTTCGCTGAAATTTGCCAGCAGATGAACGGGCGCACCTATCCCGTTGATGACAAGATGCTCAACTATACCTTAATCCAGCCGGTGGGGGTGTGCGCGCTGATTTCGCCGTGGAATGTGCCTTTTATGACCGCAACGTGGAAAGTCGCCCCCTGTCTGGCACTGGGCAATACGGCGGTGTTAAAGATGTCCGAACTTTCCCCGCTGACCGCCGGCCGTCTGGGGGAATTGGCACTGGAAGCCGGCATTCCGGCCGGGGTACTGAATGTCGTACAGGGCTACGGTAACACGGCCGGCGATGCGTTGGTCAAACACCCTGATGTGCGGGCGGTTTCTTTCACCGGCGGGACAGCAACAGGTCGCCTGATCATGCAAAATGCCGGACTGAAAAAGTATTCCATGGAGCTGGGCGGAAAATCTCCGGTGCTTATCTTTGAAGATGCCGATATTGAACGCGCGCTGGATTCCGCTCTATTCACCATTTTCTCCCTCAATGGCGAACGCTGTACGGCCGGTTCCCGCATTTTCATCCAAGAAAGTATCTACCCTGAATTCGTTAAGCGTTTTGCTGAACGCGCCAATCGGCTGCGGGTCGGTGATCCCCAAGATCCACAAACTCAGGTAGGCAGCCTGATCAGCCAGCAACACTGGGAAAAAGTGTCCAATTATATCCGGCTGGGGATCGAAGAAGGCGCCACACTGCTGGCCGGCGGTTTCGACAAGCCCGCCGATTTACCCGCTCATCTGAAAAATGGCAACTTCTTGCGCCCGACGGTATTGGCCGATGTGGATAATCATATGCGTGTGGCACAGGAAGAGATCTTCGGTCCTGTCGCTTGCCTGTTGCCGTTCAAGAGTGAAGAGGATGGGCTGCGGATGGCCAATGAGGTGGAATATGGCCTTGCCTCCTATATCTGGACACAGGACGTCAGCAAAGTTTTGCGTCTCGCACGTGGCATTGAAGCGGGCATGGTGTTTGTCAATTCCCAGAACGTTCGCGATCTGCGCCAGCCATTTGGTGGCGTCAAAGCCTCCGGTGTCGGGCGTGAAGGCGGGGAATACAGTTTCGACGTGTTTGCCGAAGTGAAAAACGTTTGTATCTCAATGGGAGAACACCCTATTCCTCGTTGGGGCGTTTGA
- a CDS encoding fumarylacetoacetate hydrolase family protein — protein sequence MRYARIHYQGQDLDVTVDEQENVFLPDGNTVGAEAILWLPPASGTLFALGLNYADHATELEFKPPEEPLVFIKAANSLTGHRQVSVRPDHVEYMHYEAELVVVMGKTAHKVSRDEAMNYVAGYTVCNDYAIRDYLENYYRPNLRVKSRDTLTPIGPWIIDKQQVADPHNLTLKTWVNGELRQQGTTADLIFDIPFLITYLSDFMTLQSGDMIATGTPKGLSDVVPGDEIIVEVEGVGRLVNHIVSQQAYEESLS from the coding sequence ATGAGATACGCCAGAATTCATTATCAGGGCCAAGATCTCGATGTGACGGTGGATGAGCAGGAAAATGTTTTCTTGCCGGATGGAAATACGGTCGGCGCTGAAGCGATTTTGTGGCTTCCCCCCGCCAGCGGAACGCTGTTCGCATTGGGGTTAAATTATGCCGATCACGCAACCGAGCTGGAATTTAAGCCACCCGAAGAACCACTGGTCTTTATCAAGGCCGCCAATAGCTTAACCGGGCACCGGCAGGTTTCTGTCCGTCCTGATCATGTGGAATACATGCATTATGAAGCAGAATTGGTTGTCGTGATGGGGAAAACCGCCCACAAAGTTTCCAGAGACGAGGCCATGAATTACGTTGCGGGTTATACCGTTTGTAACGATTACGCCATTCGTGATTATCTGGAAAATTACTATCGTCCTAATCTGCGGGTTAAAAGCCGCGATACGCTGACTCCCATCGGTCCTTGGATCATCGATAAACAGCAGGTCGCTGATCCGCATAATCTGACCTTGAAAACCTGGGTAAATGGTGAACTGCGTCAACAAGGCACAACCGCCGATTTGATCTTCGATATCCCTTTCTTAATCACCTATCTCAGCGATTTTATGACCTTGCAATCCGGCGACATGATCGCAACCGGCACGCCTAAGGGGTTGTCCGATGTCGTTCCCGGCGATGAAATCATTGTGGAAGTCGAAGGGGTTGGGCGTTTGGTCAATCACATCGTCAGCCAGCAAGCCTATGAGGAGAGTTTGTCATGA
- a CDS encoding fumarylacetoacetate hydrolase family protein: MKGTVFAVALNHRSQLRFWHEAFNEEPYKTPPKTPIWFIKPRNTVIHSGEIIPHPIGETVQSGATLALLVGKTARKISVQDAGQYIAGYALANEVSLPETSFYRPAIKAKCRDGFCPIGQMVKVSSVESLDIVTEINGHEVDRWSTQDLVRSAPELLAALSEFATLQEGDAILLGTPHQRITLQPADNITVKAQGFPNLENTVELAGGRP, translated from the coding sequence ATGAAAGGCACTGTCTTTGCCGTTGCCCTCAACCATCGTAGCCAGCTCCGTTTCTGGCATGAGGCATTTAACGAAGAACCTTATAAAACACCACCCAAAACGCCAATTTGGTTTATCAAACCCCGTAATACGGTGATTCACTCAGGGGAGATTATTCCTCATCCCATTGGAGAAACGGTACAAAGCGGCGCAACGTTGGCTCTGCTGGTTGGAAAAACCGCACGCAAAATTTCAGTTCAGGATGCCGGGCAGTATATTGCCGGCTACGCATTGGCTAACGAAGTCAGCCTGCCTGAAACCTCGTTTTACCGTCCGGCCATCAAAGCAAAATGCCGGGACGGTTTTTGCCCGATAGGCCAGATGGTCAAGGTCAGCTCAGTAGAATCACTCGATATCGTGACCGAGATTAATGGTCACGAAGTTGATCGTTGGTCTACCCAAGATCTGGTTCGTTCCGCCCCCGAATTGCTGGCAGCCTTAAGCGAATTTGCCACGTTACAAGAAGGGGATGCCATTTTGCTGGGAACGCCCCATCAGCGTATTACCCTCCAGCCGGCGGATAACATCACGGTCAAGGCTCAGGGCTTCCCCAACCTGGAAAATACGGTTGAATTGGCAGGAGGTCGGCCATGA
- the hpaR gene encoding homoprotocatechuate degradation operon regulator HpaR: MHESLTIALLQARETAMGFFRPILKSYNLTEQQWRIIRVLASSRSIDFHDLACLTCILRPSLTGILTRMERDGLIFRLKPMNDQRKLYVSLTPVGQELYEQAKGQVAEGYKAIENAFSPEKLAQLLGLLDEFIAIGNLSQENLDEEREL, encoded by the coding sequence ATGCATGAATCCCTGACAATTGCATTGCTTCAAGCGAGAGAAACCGCGATGGGTTTTTTTCGGCCTATTTTGAAGAGCTATAATTTAACTGAGCAGCAATGGCGTATTATTCGTGTCCTTGCGAGTAGCCGTTCCATTGATTTTCATGATCTCGCTTGCCTCACTTGTATTTTACGTCCGAGCCTGACAGGAATTTTGACGCGCATGGAACGCGACGGGCTTATCTTCCGTCTGAAACCGATGAATGATCAGCGTAAGCTGTATGTCTCTTTGACTCCGGTTGGTCAAGAACTCTATGAGCAAGCAAAAGGGCAAGTTGCTGAGGGTTATAAGGCGATCGAAAACGCTTTTTCCCCAGAAAAATTGGCTCAACTTTTAGGCTTGTTGGATGAATTTATTGCTATCGGGAACCTCTCTCAAGAAAATTTAGATGAAGAACGCGAACTCTAG
- a CDS encoding zinc-dependent alcohol dehydrogenase family protein gives MKALVYHGAGKKRWEEKAPPQLVEPTDAIVRIVKTTICGTDLHILKGDVPTVEQGRTLGHEGIGIVESIGESVRNIKVGDKVIVSCITVCGSCHYCKRQLYAHCQDGGWILGHRIDGTQAEKVRIPHADNSLHRLPEGVDEEAALMLSDILPTGLEIGVINGRVQPGQTIALIGAGPVGLSALLASQFYSPAHIIMIDTDDNRLSVARQFGANTVINPAKQNVVDVINKLTDGIGVDVAIECVGIPATFKICQEIIAAGGYIANVGVHGKSVDLHLESLWIKNITITTRLVNTSSTPMLLKSVKSGKIAPEKLVTHHYPLSEIETAYEVFSNAAKEKALKIVLSA, from the coding sequence ATGAAAGCGCTTGTTTATCACGGAGCCGGAAAAAAACGCTGGGAAGAAAAAGCACCACCCCAACTCGTTGAACCCACGGATGCAATCGTCCGCATCGTCAAAACCACTATCTGTGGCACCGATCTGCATATCCTCAAGGGAGATGTTCCCACCGTCGAGCAAGGCCGAACCTTAGGCCATGAAGGGATTGGGATCGTTGAATCCATCGGGGAATCTGTCCGCAATATCAAAGTCGGTGATAAAGTGATTGTTTCCTGTATCACCGTCTGCGGCAGTTGTCACTATTGTAAACGCCAGCTCTATGCACACTGTCAAGATGGTGGCTGGATCTTGGGGCATAGAATTGACGGTACACAGGCGGAAAAAGTGCGTATTCCCCATGCCGATAATAGCCTGCATCGTCTGCCGGAAGGTGTCGATGAAGAAGCGGCGTTAATGCTCAGTGACATTCTGCCAACCGGTCTTGAAATCGGGGTGATCAATGGCCGGGTTCAACCGGGCCAGACGATTGCCTTAATTGGTGCAGGGCCGGTCGGGTTATCCGCATTACTGGCATCACAATTTTACTCCCCCGCCCATATCATCATGATCGATACTGATGATAACCGCCTTAGCGTCGCCCGGCAGTTTGGTGCTAACACGGTTATCAACCCGGCAAAACAAAATGTCGTCGATGTCATCAACAAACTAACTGACGGGATTGGTGTCGATGTCGCCATTGAGTGTGTGGGCATTCCCGCAACGTTCAAAATATGTCAGGAGATTATTGCAGCCGGTGGGTACATTGCCAACGTGGGTGTCCACGGCAAATCTGTCGATCTGCATCTGGAAAGTCTCTGGATCAAAAACATTACTATCACCACCAGGTTGGTCAACACCAGCAGTACGCCCATGCTGCTAAAAAGCGTTAAGTCCGGCAAAATTGCCCCTGAAAAGCTGGTTACGCACCATTATCCATTGAGTGAAATAGAAACGGCTTATGAAGTATTCAGCAATGCCGCGAAAGAGAAAGCATTGAAAATTGTTTTGTCAGCGTAA
- a CDS encoding SDR family oxidoreductase, with the protein MMFNEVNGSSALQGKRVVVTGGGRDFGQAVSVWLAREGAQVDLCARQLAGAEATCEIIRREGGIARSYQCDMSDAQSVSDFATQLLQDNQPIDILILSAAQWLEGYLGEGDSEADIVSTVNSGITGSILLTKALLPSLRQSQGADIVAMVSVCGIPQFTESVAHPAFFAAKHAMSGFSQNLAHHLSKENIRVTGLYPPDFQLNGFDEKLDDHKKMGEQMLNGRSVWETLRFVITQPRSCHIKAIYFQGPTFKDFE; encoded by the coding sequence ATGATGTTCAATGAAGTTAACGGATCGAGTGCTTTGCAAGGTAAGCGAGTTGTGGTGACAGGCGGAGGACGCGATTTTGGTCAAGCGGTTTCTGTTTGGTTGGCACGCGAAGGCGCACAGGTTGATCTCTGCGCCCGTCAATTAGCCGGCGCGGAAGCAACCTGTGAGATTATTCGCCGCGAAGGTGGCATCGCCCGAAGTTATCAGTGCGATATGAGTGATGCCCAATCCGTCAGCGATTTTGCCACTCAGTTGCTGCAAGACAATCAACCTATCGATATTTTGATCTTAAGTGCTGCCCAATGGCTGGAAGGGTATTTGGGGGAAGGTGACAGTGAGGCGGATATCGTCAGTACGGTGAATTCAGGTATCACGGGGTCTATCCTGCTGACCAAAGCCCTATTGCCGAGCCTGCGTCAGTCACAAGGTGCCGATATTGTGGCTATGGTATCGGTTTGTGGTATTCCTCAATTTACCGAATCCGTTGCTCATCCGGCATTTTTTGCCGCCAAACATGCGATGAGTGGTTTTAGCCAGAACTTAGCCCATCATTTAAGCAAAGAGAATATTCGCGTAACCGGGCTTTATCCACCTGATTTTCAACTTAATGGCTTTGATGAAAAGTTGGATGATCACAAAAAAATGGGAGAGCAAATGCTGAACGGCCGTTCAGTGTGGGAAACCCTGCGGTTTGTTATCACTCAACCCCGTAGCTGCCACATTAAAGCAATTTACTTCCAAGGCCCGACTTTTAAGGATTTTGAGTAA
- a CDS encoding condensation domain-containing protein: protein MDKILASPFIEFFWKSWVLEPHSYQCNIVIEQNIKGNLDEDKLKWALQEFLNHYPLFKYRIEEENDKLYWKSGSDDIEFTYLSNNEELLNQFALRPFDLRKGPVVRFGLLKEAEQQFHLFIVLHHIIGDGQGIEEFFHNISDLYNQRPLRHSPMTLQQVAEKFEQDHHLLKVLAKYNPEQYWKACLSEMIDRNPLPYLPQQAIGKPEFPNEFRFNLPLKDWKRLTQSLSPYKPFLVFKTLWATLVAQYTATGKAHLIYPIAVTGGTSVSLAVQINAVVFPLHFNETDSFNSLYQATLNYSASLKAQPDLRFSSLPTFQAVPSYLVNKLNVGINQASFRDINLELDGCEVNYGNRFNNDLTATEWILEYHLEEDHWAFRIRYHPNLFHAKQIKALGEQFLQLLVNALTHPVTPIAQFSLLTPEQTQTLLEYGNSQRHNSLAGAQAYILNERLQMVPMGLKGELYLSGPDLDNQYLGQPALAEKQLIANPFVQYAHDKWLYRTGEQARWLPNGELEYLGAQSHDSLNNDSLKEAS from the coding sequence ATGGATAAAATTCTGGCTTCTCCATTTATTGAGTTTTTTTGGAAATCATGGGTGCTTGAACCTCACTCATATCAATGCAATATTGTTATAGAACAGAATATTAAGGGTAATTTAGATGAAGATAAATTAAAATGGGCTTTGCAAGAGTTTCTGAATCATTACCCTTTGTTTAAATACCGGATTGAAGAAGAAAACGATAAATTATATTGGAAATCTGGCTCAGACGACATTGAGTTCACTTACCTTTCTAATAATGAAGAATTATTGAATCAGTTTGCCCTGCGCCCATTTGACCTCCGAAAAGGCCCCGTGGTTCGATTTGGGTTGCTCAAAGAGGCAGAACAGCAATTTCACTTATTTATTGTCTTGCACCATATTATCGGTGACGGGCAAGGTATAGAAGAATTTTTTCACAATATCTCTGATCTGTATAACCAACGTCCTCTGCGCCATTCGCCCATGACACTGCAACAAGTAGCAGAGAAATTTGAACAAGATCACCACCTGTTAAAAGTATTGGCCAAATATAACCCAGAACAATACTGGAAAGCATGCCTGTCAGAGATGATTGACCGTAATCCATTGCCCTACTTACCTCAACAAGCGATTGGTAAGCCTGAATTCCCTAATGAATTTCGTTTCAACTTGCCATTAAAAGATTGGAAACGTCTCACACAATCTTTATCCCCTTATAAGCCGTTCCTCGTGTTTAAAACGTTGTGGGCAACATTAGTCGCCCAGTATACTGCAACCGGTAAAGCTCACCTTATCTATCCGATTGCCGTTACCGGCGGCACATCTGTTTCACTGGCCGTCCAAATCAATGCCGTTGTTTTTCCTCTGCATTTTAATGAAACGGACAGTTTTAATTCTCTCTATCAGGCGACGTTAAACTATAGCGCATCATTGAAAGCTCAACCTGACCTACGTTTTTCCAGTTTACCCACATTTCAAGCTGTGCCTTCCTATCTTGTTAATAAACTCAATGTCGGTATCAATCAGGCCAGCTTTAGGGATATCAATCTGGAATTAGACGGTTGTGAAGTCAATTACGGTAACCGTTTCAATAATGATTTAACAGCTACTGAGTGGATACTGGAATATCATTTGGAAGAGGATCATTGGGCTTTTCGCATCCGCTATCATCCTAACTTGTTCCATGCAAAACAAATCAAAGCGTTAGGTGAACAATTCCTGCAATTGCTGGTTAATGCCCTGACTCATCCCGTAACTCCGATAGCACAGTTTTCTTTACTCACACCAGAGCAGACACAGACATTGCTGGAATACGGAAACTCACAACGACATAACAGTCTGGCGGGCGCTCAAGCCTATATATTGAATGAACGATTGCAGATGGTGCCGATGGGGTTAAAGGGGGAACTTTATCTCTCCGGGCCGGATCTGGACAATCAATATTTGGGGCAACCCGCGTTGGCAGAAAAGCAGCTTATCGCCAATCCATTTGTTCAATATGCCCATGATAAGTGGCTTTACCGTACCGGTGAGCAGGCGCGCTGGCTGCCAAATGGCGAGCTGGAATATCTGGGGGCACAGAGCCACGATTCATTGAACAATGATTCACTGAAAGAGGCGAGTTAA
- a CDS encoding IS630 family transposase: MNKIKAGAQLGHYRLVYFDEAGFAASPPVQYGWSPRGKPHETEPQEHDRRSVLGALNYTDNTLFYQTTSGSITRDDVIDFLEQLAQQGDNRLTFLVLDNARIHHGIEEKIRNSWLREHNLFLFYLPAYSPELNLIEIVWKQAKYHWRRFITWTQETMENELNTLLGGYGNQFAINFS; encoded by the coding sequence GTGAATAAAATTAAGGCTGGAGCACAGTTAGGCCATTACCGTTTGGTCTATTTTGATGAGGCGGGTTTTGCCGCATCTCCTCCGGTGCAATATGGATGGAGTCCACGGGGTAAGCCCCATGAAACTGAGCCTCAAGAGCATGACAGGCGGTCAGTTCTGGGGGCGTTAAATTACACGGATAACACGCTGTTTTACCAGACAACGTCAGGCAGTATCACGCGAGATGACGTGATTGATTTTTTAGAGCAGCTCGCCCAACAAGGGGACAACCGCCTGACATTTTTAGTGTTGGATAATGCGCGTATCCATCACGGGATTGAAGAAAAAATCAGAAATAGCTGGTTACGAGAACACAACCTGTTTTTATTCTACCTTCCCGCCTACAGCCCAGAGCTGAATTTGATTGAAATCGTCTGGAAACAAGCCAAATACCATTGGCGACGTTTTATCACTTGGACTCAGGAGACAATGGAGAATGAATTAAATACGTTATTGGGCGGTTATGGTAACCAATTTGCAATTAATTTCTCTTGA
- a CDS encoding helix-turn-helix domain-containing protein, translated as MKSKIILSEPERITLQQLALNHPHRDIRTRGTGLLMLARGSKPSQITAEIGCSLRVIYNWVHMWHNSGIAGLLGGHAGGRYLAMTPEMIATAVEAACAESLTLARIAQCVEAKHGPLPCTLETLANTLKKQGLTYKRTRLSLKKSATKRSLLTNRLGE; from the coding sequence ATGAAATCGAAGATAATACTTTCTGAGCCTGAACGAATAACATTGCAACAACTCGCTTTGAATCATCCCCACCGGGATATCCGTACGCGAGGAACGGGTTTGCTCATGCTTGCCAGAGGGAGCAAGCCGTCCCAGATCACCGCTGAAATAGGATGCAGTCTCCGGGTTATCTATAATTGGGTTCACATGTGGCACAATTCAGGGATAGCGGGATTATTAGGCGGTCATGCTGGAGGCCGGTATCTCGCTATGACGCCTGAAATGATTGCCACTGCGGTCGAAGCTGCCTGTGCAGAGTCCCTAACTCTCGCACGGATAGCCCAGTGCGTTGAGGCAAAGCATGGGCCCCTGCCTTGTACGCTTGAAACGCTGGCAAATACCCTGAAAAAGCAGGGGCTCACCTATAAACGCACCCGTCTATCGCTTAAAAAAAGCGCAACGAAACGGAGTTTGCTAACAAATCGCCTTGGTGAATAA
- a CDS encoding MurR/RpiR family transcriptional regulator, whose translation MSAASNLHELQEQVRSRYGELSKRLQQVARYILDNTNSVAFDTVAIIAKEADVPPSTLIRFANAFNFSGFNEMKQLFRLNLVEETASYTDRARLFKELDGDHQIPEDPQHILQEFAHSNAQAMQQLAARTPAEDLSKAVNLLANAHNIYIIGLRRSFSVASYLTYALSHLECRPLLIDGLGGMFREQMNMIGPKDVVVSISFTPYAEETVMVSERAAQSGAKQIVITDSQISPLASFSDICFVVKEAQVDAFRSQSATLCLVQSLTVALAYQQGNAG comes from the coding sequence ATGTCTGCTGCATCTAATCTGCATGAACTTCAAGAACAGGTACGATCCCGTTATGGTGAATTAAGCAAACGGTTACAGCAAGTTGCAAGATATATACTGGATAATACGAATAGTGTCGCTTTTGATACGGTTGCCATTATTGCAAAAGAGGCCGATGTTCCACCTTCTACCTTGATCCGCTTTGCCAATGCCTTTAATTTCAGTGGATTCAATGAAATGAAACAATTGTTTCGCCTGAATTTGGTTGAAGAAACCGCCAGCTATACTGATCGGGCACGGCTGTTCAAAGAGCTGGATGGCGATCATCAGATACCAGAAGATCCTCAGCATATTTTGCAGGAATTTGCCCATTCCAATGCCCAAGCCATGCAGCAACTCGCAGCCCGCACCCCCGCAGAGGATTTAAGTAAGGCAGTAAATTTACTGGCGAATGCTCACAATATTTATATTATCGGCCTGCGCCGCTCTTTCAGCGTGGCATCATATCTTACTTATGCTCTCAGTCATTTGGAGTGCCGTCCCCTGTTAATCGATGGATTGGGTGGTATGTTCCGCGAGCAGATGAATATGATTGGCCCTAAAGATGTCGTGGTTTCTATCAGTTTTACGCCGTATGCCGAAGAAACGGTGATGGTCAGTGAAAGAGCGGCACAGTCTGGCGCGAAGCAAATCGTTATTACTGACAGCCAAATTAGCCCATTAGCGAGTTTCAGCGATATCTGCTTTGTGGTGAAGGAAGCACAGGTTGATGCGTTCCGTTCTCAATCTGCCACCTTGTGTTTGGTGCAGTCCTTAACCGTTGCACTGGCGTATCAGCAAGGGAATGCCGGTTGA